Proteins found in one Choloepus didactylus isolate mChoDid1 chromosome 3, mChoDid1.pri, whole genome shotgun sequence genomic segment:
- the LOC119529345 gene encoding 52 kDa repressor of the inhibitor of the protein kinase-like, producing MPNFCAAPNCTRKSTQSDLAFFRFPRDPARCQKWVENCRRADLEDKTPDQLNKHYRLCAKHFETSMICRTSPYRTVLRDNAIPTIFDLTSHLNNPHSRHRKRIKELSEDEIRTLKQKKIDETSEQEQKHKETNNSSAQNPNIEEGGEEQDEDILPLTLEEKENKEYLKSLFEILILMGKQNIPLDGHEADELPEGLFTPDNFQALLECRINSGEEVLRKRFETTAVNTLFCSKTQQKQMLEICESCIREETLREVRDSHFFSIITDDVVDIAGEEHLPVLVRFVDESHNLREEFVGFLPYEADAEILAVKFHTTITEKWGLNMEYCRGQAYIVSSGFSSKMKVVASRLLEKYPQAIYTLCSSCALNMWLAKSVPVTGVSVALGTIEEVSAFFHRSPQLLLELDRVISVLFQSNEERGNELKEICHSQWTGRHDAFEILVELLQALVLCLDGINSDTNIRWNNCIAGRAFVLCSAVTDFDFIVTIVVLKNVLSFTRAFGKNLQGQTSDVFFAASSLTAVLHSLNEVMENIEVYHEFWFEEATNLATKLDIHMKLPGKFRRAQQGNLESQLTSESYYKETLSVPTVEHIIQELKDIFSEQHLKALKCLSLVPSVMGQLKFNTSEEHHADMYRSDLPNPDTLSAELHCWRIKWKHRGKDIELPSTIYEALHLPDIKFFPNVYALLKVLCILPVMKVENERYENGRKRLKAYLRNTLTDQRSSNLALLNINFDIKHDLDLMVDTYIKLYTTKSELPTGNSETIENT from the coding sequence ATGCCGAACTTCTGCGCTGCCCCCAACTGCACGCGGAAGAGCACGCAGTCCGACCTGGCCTTCTTCAGGTTTCCGCGGGACCCGGCCAGATGCCAGAAGTGGGTGGAGAATTGTAGGAGAGCAGACTTAGAAGATAAAACACCTGATCAGCTAAATAAACATTATCGgttatgtgccaaacactttgaGACCTCTATGATCTGTAGAACTAGTCCTTATAGGACAGTTCTTCGAGATAATGCTATACCAACAATATTTGATCTTACCAGTCATTTGAACAATCCACATAGTAGACACAGAAAACGAATAAAAGAATTGAGTGAAGATGAAATCAGGacattgaaacagaaaaaaattgatgaaacttctgaacaggaacaaaaacataaagaaacaaacaacagcagtgCTCAGAACCCAAATATAGAAGAAGGGGGTGAAGAACAGGATGAAGATATTTTACCTTTAAcccttgaagaaaaggaaaacaaagaatacctaaaatctttatttgaaattttgattcttatgggaaaacaaaacatacctttGGATGGGCATGAGGCTGATGAACTCCCAGAAGGTCTCTTTACGCCTGATAACTTTCAAGCATTGCTGGAGTGCCGAATAAATTCTGGTGAAGAGGTTCTGAGAAAGCGCTTTGAGACAACAGCAGTTAACACGTTGTTCTGTTCGAAAACACAGCAGAAACAGATGCTAGAGATATGTGAGAGCTGCATTCGGGAGGAAACTCTCAGGGAAGTGAGAGACTCACACTTCTTTTCCATTATCACTGATGATGTGGTGGACATAGCAGGGGAAGAGCACCTGCCAGTGTTGGTGAGGTTTGTGGATGAATCACATAACCTGAGAGAGGAATTTGTGGGCTTCCTGCCTTATGAAGCTGATGCAGAAATTTTGGCTGTGAAATTTCACACTACAATAACTGAGAAGTGGGGGCTGAACATGGAGTACTGTCGTGGACAGGCTTACATTGTGTCCAGTGGATTTTCTTCCAAGATGAAAGTTGTTGCTTCGAGACTTCTAGAGAAATATCCCCAAGCTATCTATACACTCTGCTCTTCCTGTGCCTTAAATATGTGGTTAGCAAAATCGGTGCCTGTTACGGGAGTATCTGTTGCATTGGGAACGATTGAGGAAGTTTCTGCTTTTTTCCATCGATCACCACAACTACTTTTAGAACTTGACCGTGTAATTTCAGTcctttttcagagtaatgaagaAAGGggtaatgaactgaaggaaatttgCCATTCTCAATGGACAGGAAGGCatgatgcttttgaaattttagtgGAACTCCTGCAAGCACTTGTTTTATGTTTAGATGGTATAAATAGTGACACAAATATTAGATGGAATAACTGCATAGCTGGCCGAGCATTTGTACTCTGTAGTGCAGTAACagattttgatttcattgttaCCATTGTTGTTCTTAAGAATGTCCTATCTTTTACAAGAGCCTTTGGGAAAAATCTCCAGGGGCAAACCTCTGATGTCTTCTTTGCAGCCAGCAGCTTGACTGCAGTGCTACATTCACTAAATGAAGTGATGGAAAACATTGAAGTTTATCATGAATTTTGGTTTGAGGAAGCCACAAATTTGGCAACCAAACTTGATATTCACATGAAACTCCCTGGCAAATTCCGCAGAGCTCAGCAAGGTAACCTGGAGTCTCAGTTAACCTCTGAGAGTTACTATAAAGAAACCCTAAGTGTTCCAACAGTGGAGCACATTATTCAGGAACTTAAAGATATATTCTCAGAACAGCACCTCAAAGCTCTTAAATGCTTATCTCTGgtaccctctgtcatgggacagcTCAAATTCAATACGTCGGAGGAACACCATGCTGACATGTACAGAAGTGACTTACCCAATCCTGACACACTCTCAGCTGAGCTTCATTGTTGGAGAATCAAGTGGAAACACAGAGGGAAAGATATAGAGCTTCCATCCACCATTTATGAAGCCCTCCATCTGCCTGACATCaagttttttcctaatgtttatgCTTTGTTGAAGGTCTTATGCATTCTTCCTGTGATGAAGGTTGAGAATGAACGCTATGAAAATGGACGAAAGCGTCTCAAAGCATACCTGAGGAACACTTTGACAGACCAAAGGTCGAGTAACTTGGCTTTGCttaacataaattttgatataaaacatGATCTGGATTTGATGGTGGACACATATATCAAACTCTATACAACTAAGTCAGAGCTTCCCACAGGTAATTCAGAAACCATTGAAAATACTTGA